A stretch of DNA from Chlorogloeopsis sp. ULAP01:
GGCATCTGGCGAAACTTCCACCCGCTTGGGTTCTTGATTTCCACTGACTATTACCTTAACCAGACCACCGCCTGCTTCTCCTTGGATTTCCATTTGCTCCAATTCTTCTTGGAGTCGCTTGGCACCTTCTTGTACTTGCTGCGCTTTTTTAAAGGCGTCAGCCAGTTCTTTCATTTTTCCCAAGCCAAAGCCAAATCCCTGTCCTTTACCAGTCATAATTAATTGTCCACCTGTGCTTTGATTAACAAGTCAAATTCAACAAATTCAATTATAGATGCGGTGGCTGATTTGCCTATTTTTACTCCTAGAGTTTTGCATTTGATCAAGAATGGCACAATATTACCAAAAGTAGCCAACTTTTGAACTAACAGCATAAAGCATAAATTTTCTGACTTTCTCGTTTCGTCTGCTTTTGCCTTTACATATGCTGACTGTACTGTGGGAAGATTATTGATGGGTTATGCCCAGTCAAGAATTTGATACTGCGTTTCTTGCCTTCTCATGCTTAACTTATTAAAATCTCGGTTGAAAAATACTCTCATTACACTGCTGTTGGTAACACTATTTTTAGGGATAAATACATTTGGGTGGACTCCCTCTAGTAGCGCCGGTCTACCGGCTGGGAATGCAATTACTGATGGCAAAGCTTTGTTGCGGTACGCACTGCCAATAGATAATAAACCTGTGCGAGAACTGCAAGCTAGTTTAGAAGACATTTCTAACCAATTACGGGCAAATCGACGTTGGGGTGCTGTGTCCAAAGACGTTGGCAAAGCATCACGGATACTTAACAATCCTTCCCAAATTTTGACTAGTGTCCCAGATGAACGTAAGCCTAAAGCTGAAGCTCTGATTTCTGAGTTGAAATCAGGTGTAAATGACCTGCAAGAAGTAGTTCAAACTAAAGATAAAGAACAAGTTAAAGAAAAACGAGCCGAGTTACTAAATCTAGTTGGAGAACTAGAAGAGTTAATGGTGGAGGGATTTCCCTTTGAAGTTCCTACAGAGTACAGTAATTTGCCTCAACTGAAAGGCCGTGCCACCGTGGAAATGAAAACCAATAAAGGCACTGTCACTCTCGTTGTAGATGGTTATAGCGCTCCTGTTACGGCTGGAAATTTTGTTGATTTAGTACAAAGGGGTTTTTATAACGGCTTAGAATTCACCCGTTCTGAAGAATCATATGTTCTGCAAACTGGCGATCCACCGGGCAAGGAAGTTGGTTTTGTCGATCCAAAAACTGGCAAATACCGTGCAGTTCCCCTAGAATACTTGGTTGATGGTGATAAAGAGCCTACTTACGGTATTACTTTAGAAGAAGCTGGTCGTTATACTGATTTACCAGTTTTGCCATTCTCGGCTTACGGCACGGTGGCTATGGCTCGCCCAGAAAGTGATCCTAATGGCGGTTCTTCACAATTTTTCTTCTTTTTGTATGAGCCAGAATTGACGCCAGCCGGACGCAACCTTTTGGATGGCCGTTACTCTATTTTTGGCTATGTCATTGAAGGTCAAGAAGTTTTGCGAGAATTGAAGGCGGGTGACAAAGTTGAATCGGCAAAAGTTGTCAAAGGGTTAGAAAATTTAGTCGAACCACAGCAAGCGTAGTTAGTGGTTGTTGAAAATAGGGACTAGGGGCTAGGGGCTAGGGACTAGGAATTTTAGATTTTGGGTTTTAGATGACATTACAATCCAAAATTTAATTGCCCAATCGCTTCTACCCTTTACCCTTTTGTGTACACAGTTCATTAAGTCTACTAACTACTAACTCTCAACTTTTAACTAAGATTTCCTTCGGCAAATACCTGCTTAGTTGCGATCGCTAATTCTGTAACAAAGTATTTGTGTAACGCCCAAGAACTACTGTGAACAGTGAATTCTCTTCTCATGCAAGTTCAAGACATTGGCGAACAAGGATTGTTAAAAATATTGCAGCGTTTCTGTCCCGCCGAAATTATCGGGGACGATGCAGCAGTTATTGCTACTGAAGCAGGGAAATCTCTGGTAGTAACTACAGATGTATTAGTTGATAATATTCACTTCAGTGATATTACTACATCACCAGAAGATGTGGGTTGGCGATCTGCTGCCGCTAATTTGTCGGATTTAGCGGCAATGGGCGCATTCCCATTAGGAATTACTGTTGGATTGGGGCTTCCTGGCAATGTAGCCGTCAGTTGGGTAGAACGACTCTACGAGGGTATGACAGAATGCTTGCAACAGCATGATACTCCGATTGTAGGCGGTGATGTGGTGCGATCGCCTGTAATTACCATTGCCATTACTGCTTTCGGTCAAGCTTATTCCCATCGTATTATTCGCCGTGACCAAGCTCAAGTCGGAGATGCGATTGTTGTGACTGGTGTTCATGGTGCATCTCGTGCTGGCTTAGAATTACTCCTGCATCCAGAATTGGAAAAAAACCTTAGCGATGAAGATAGAAATACTTTAATTGGCGCACACCAGCGTCCACGACCAAGATTAGAT
This window harbors:
- a CDS encoding YbaB/EbfC family nucleoid-associated protein, coding for MTGKGQGFGFGLGKMKELADAFKKAQQVQEGAKRLQEELEQMEIQGEAGGGLVKVIVSGNQEPKRVEVSPDALNEGAEVLSDLITAAMKDAYNKSTATMRERMEELTSGLELPGFQ
- a CDS encoding peptidylprolyl isomerase: MLNLLKSRLKNTLITLLLVTLFLGINTFGWTPSSSAGLPAGNAITDGKALLRYALPIDNKPVRELQASLEDISNQLRANRRWGAVSKDVGKASRILNNPSQILTSVPDERKPKAEALISELKSGVNDLQEVVQTKDKEQVKEKRAELLNLVGELEELMVEGFPFEVPTEYSNLPQLKGRATVEMKTNKGTVTLVVDGYSAPVTAGNFVDLVQRGFYNGLEFTRSEESYVLQTGDPPGKEVGFVDPKTGKYRAVPLEYLVDGDKEPTYGITLEEAGRYTDLPVLPFSAYGTVAMARPESDPNGGSSQFFFFLYEPELTPAGRNLLDGRYSIFGYVIEGQEVLRELKAGDKVESAKVVKGLENLVEPQQA
- the thiL gene encoding thiamine-phosphate kinase, with protein sequence MQVQDIGEQGLLKILQRFCPAEIIGDDAAVIATEAGKSLVVTTDVLVDNIHFSDITTSPEDVGWRSAAANLSDLAAMGAFPLGITVGLGLPGNVAVSWVERLYEGMTECLQQHDTPIVGGDVVRSPVITIAITAFGQAYSHRIIRRDQAQVGDAIVVTGVHGASRAGLELLLHPELEKNLSDEDRNTLIGAHQRPRPRLDILPLLWAILDSQSKIQNHATCHNGGNLRNAVAPKSKIPIAGMDSSDGLADAVVQICRASGVGAVVEFTQIPLPKAFEGWLTTEQALEYALYGGEDFELVLCLPKQLANELVQNLNDSAAIVGEIVEGSTVLLHDQNKEFPNQVLSLNRGFQHFS